The following are encoded together in the Aciduricibacillus chroicocephali genome:
- the miaA gene encoding tRNA (adenosine(37)-N6)-dimethylallyltransferase MiaA, producing MKKPVIAVIGPTAVGKTSLSIKLAQQFNGEVISGDSMQVYKGMDIGTAKVTPAEMAGIPHHMIDILDPCDPFTAADFQVMTKDLIGDLHDNGKLPIIAGGSGLYIQSVLYDYDFSNEVRDPAVTERLKKELEEKGAGELHARLCKVDPFQAEKIHPNNHRRLIRALEVFETTGKPMSESGMKQIANGDTTPYVIGLEMDRTLLYDRINKRVDKMMDEGLIDEVERLLKSGHEFCRPMRGIGYKELVPYIRGEITLPEAVEQLKQNSRRFAKRQYTWFRNKMDVNWFEITPQTADETFKQISHTVAGFLKDAENSSI from the coding sequence ATGAAGAAGCCGGTTATCGCCGTAATCGGACCGACCGCGGTGGGGAAAACTTCACTCAGCATTAAACTTGCACAGCAATTCAATGGTGAAGTGATTAGTGGGGATTCGATGCAAGTTTATAAGGGTATGGATATTGGGACTGCAAAAGTGACGCCGGCCGAAATGGCTGGCATCCCTCATCATATGATTGATATTCTTGATCCATGCGACCCCTTTACAGCTGCTGATTTTCAAGTGATGACAAAGGATCTAATTGGGGATTTGCATGATAATGGAAAATTACCGATCATTGCAGGGGGAAGCGGACTGTACATACAATCTGTACTTTATGATTATGATTTTTCCAATGAAGTCCGCGACCCGGCTGTAACAGAACGCCTTAAGAAAGAACTTGAAGAAAAAGGTGCGGGTGAACTGCATGCACGCTTGTGTAAGGTTGATCCCTTCCAAGCAGAGAAGATTCATCCAAACAATCATCGTCGTCTTATTCGAGCATTGGAGGTTTTTGAAACAACAGGAAAACCAATGTCGGAATCCGGAATGAAGCAGATTGCTAATGGAGATACGACTCCTTATGTCATTGGCCTCGAGATGGATCGTACTTTGCTTTATGATAGAATTAATAAGCGTGTCGATAAGATGATGGATGAAGGCTTAATTGATGAAGTAGAGCGGCTCTTGAAGTCGGGGCATGAATTTTGCCGACCGATGCGTGGTATCGGTTATAAAGAATTGGTACCTTACATAAGAGGGGAAATCACACTGCCGGAAGCTGTTGAACAGCTGAAACAGAACTCAAGAAGGTTCGCCAAACGGCAGTACACCTGGTTCCGAAATAAAATGGATGTCAACTGGTTTGAAATAACACCGCAGACTGCTGATGAAACTTTTAAGCAAATCTCTCATACAGTGGCAGGATTTCTTAAAGATGCGGAGAATAGTTCTATATAG
- the mutL gene encoding DNA mismatch repair endonuclease MutL: MKIYQLSDQLANKIAAGEVVERPASVVKELVENSIDAGSRTIHIELDEAGLQRIFIRDDGIGMGAEDAERAFLRHATSKIKNEHDLFRVKTLGFRGEALASIASVSKLRIATSEGAEAGIELELEGGNLKSKKKTDARKGTEISVESLFFNTPARLKYMKTLHTELGHITDLLNRLAMSHPEVRFKAIHNGKMLFQTSGDGNLLHVTANIYGMSVARQMIEVKAESLDFKMHGFIAKPEVTRASKTYMSTIVNGRYIRSYALNQAILRAYHTLLPIGRSPIAILSIEMDPLLLDVNVHPTKLEVRFSKEKDLVELVEETIRGTFQKAVLIPEAAAPKPKSQVQQSQQEVLSFDTERERRIVAPSQIEKQIEQRASQFQMNTVQEPRPDPVIIPEQVEGQVQEESAVLRSENPISLERDEEREPRVPRMYPIGQLQGTYIMAQNENGLYMIDQHAAQERIKYEYFKRKLGLPKNELQELLLPLTFEFTGQEAIFIENGREELERVGLFFEPFGDKTFIVRSHPVWFPKGEEEDVIREIVDYIVKETSIDVEKIREAAATMMSCKGSIKANHYLTHEDMTTLLNDLRMSTDPFTCPHGRPIIVHFTTYELEKMFKRIM, encoded by the coding sequence ATGAAGATTTATCAACTTTCTGATCAGCTCGCAAATAAAATAGCCGCAGGAGAAGTCGTTGAACGGCCAGCTTCTGTCGTTAAAGAGCTTGTTGAAAACAGCATAGATGCAGGCAGCCGGACAATTCATATAGAACTGGATGAAGCAGGTCTTCAACGAATTTTTATTCGTGATGATGGAATTGGCATGGGTGCTGAAGATGCCGAGCGTGCTTTTCTTAGACATGCTACGAGCAAAATCAAAAATGAACATGACCTGTTTCGCGTGAAAACACTTGGCTTTCGGGGAGAAGCGTTGGCAAGTATCGCTTCTGTAAGCAAGTTGAGAATTGCAACTTCAGAAGGTGCTGAAGCTGGAATAGAACTTGAGCTCGAAGGCGGGAATTTGAAGTCAAAAAAGAAGACAGATGCAAGAAAAGGAACCGAAATCTCTGTAGAAAGCTTGTTTTTTAATACACCGGCCCGATTAAAATATATGAAAACTTTGCATACGGAACTTGGGCATATAACAGATTTGCTGAACAGGCTTGCCATGTCGCATCCGGAAGTGCGCTTTAAAGCAATCCATAATGGAAAAATGCTATTTCAAACTTCTGGTGATGGCAACTTGCTACACGTAACTGCGAATATTTATGGGATGAGTGTAGCGCGGCAAATGATAGAGGTGAAAGCCGAATCACTTGATTTCAAAATGCACGGTTTTATAGCCAAGCCCGAAGTAACTCGAGCTTCTAAAACATATATGTCAACAATTGTAAATGGCAGATATATTCGAAGTTATGCATTAAATCAGGCTATATTGCGTGCGTATCATACTCTTCTTCCGATTGGACGGTCACCAATCGCTATACTTTCAATTGAGATGGATCCGCTTTTACTTGATGTGAATGTGCATCCTACAAAACTCGAAGTACGGTTTAGCAAAGAGAAGGACCTTGTGGAGCTTGTTGAGGAAACAATTCGCGGAACGTTCCAAAAGGCTGTACTCATACCAGAAGCTGCTGCTCCAAAGCCCAAATCTCAAGTTCAGCAATCACAGCAAGAAGTGCTGAGTTTTGATACGGAGAGGGAACGACGAATTGTAGCGCCGTCACAAATAGAGAAACAGATTGAACAGAGAGCTTCACAGTTTCAAATGAATACAGTACAGGAACCAAGACCAGATCCGGTGATAATACCTGAACAAGTAGAAGGACAAGTACAGGAAGAAAGCGCAGTATTGAGATCAGAAAATCCAATTTCACTTGAGCGGGATGAGGAGCGAGAGCCTCGTGTTCCGCGCATGTACCCAATCGGACAGCTACAGGGCACATACATTATGGCTCAAAACGAAAACGGGCTTTATATGATCGACCAGCATGCGGCTCAGGAGCGGATAAAGTATGAGTATTTTAAGCGAAAACTTGGTTTACCCAAGAATGAACTCCAAGAGCTACTATTGCCTCTGACATTTGAATTCACCGGCCAGGAAGCGATCTTTATTGAGAATGGAAGAGAAGAATTGGAACGAGTCGGTCTCTTTTTCGAACCATTTGGTGACAAAACATTTATTGTAAGGTCCCATCCAGTCTGGTTTCCTAAAGGTGAAGAAGAAGATGTGATCAGGGAAATCGTTGATTATATTGTAAAAGAAACTTCAATTGATGTTGAGAAAATTCGCGAAGCTGCTGCAACGATGATGTCCTGCAAGGGATCTATTAAGGCTAATCATTATTTGACTCATGAAGATATGACAACATTATTGAATGATTTACGCATGTCGACTGATCCGTTCACCTGCCCGCATGGCAGACCAATCATCGTTCATTTCACAACATATGAATTGGAGAAAATGTTCAAGCGCATCATGTAA
- a CDS encoding Dps family protein: MENQRLVNFMNQELSNYFVMNVKLHRYHWFAKGHHFFHLHEKFQELYEMFAEDLDEIAERILMIGGRPLATMKKYLKEATLEEASADDEETEMVSQLLADLRKIATEMNENGIPLAEELRDAPTADLLTTLCGKIEKYIWMFDAYLREEQEHQRGMREMNEEAGYRRNRTDRGGENFTQH, encoded by the coding sequence ATGGAAAACCAACGTTTAGTTAATTTTATGAATCAGGAATTGTCCAATTACTTTGTTATGAATGTTAAGTTGCATCGCTATCATTGGTTTGCAAAGGGGCATCACTTTTTCCATCTTCATGAGAAGTTCCAGGAGCTTTATGAAATGTTTGCTGAAGATCTTGATGAAATTGCCGAGCGAATCCTTATGATCGGCGGCCGTCCGCTTGCTACAATGAAGAAGTATTTGAAAGAGGCAACATTGGAGGAAGCATCGGCGGATGACGAGGAAACAGAAATGGTGAGCCAGCTTCTTGCCGATCTGCGCAAAATTGCAACTGAGATGAATGAAAATGGTATACCGCTTGCTGAAGAATTAAGAGATGCACCAACAGCTGATCTGCTGACAACTCTATGTGGCAAGATTGAGAAATACATCTGGATGTTCGATGCATATTTGAGAGAGGAACAGGAGCACCAGAGGGGAATGAGGGAAATGAATGAAGAAGCCGGTTATCGCCGTAATCGGACCGACCGCGGTGGGGAAAACTTCACTCAGCATTAA
- the hfq gene encoding RNA chaperone Hfq, with the protein MAQTVNIQDFYLNQLRKNHVPVTVFLTNGFQLRGIVKAFDNFTVLIETDGKQQLVFKHAISTFAPAKNIDLNQESE; encoded by the coding sequence ATGGCACAAACGGTCAATATTCAAGATTTCTACCTGAATCAACTTCGTAAAAACCATGTACCCGTTACGGTTTTTCTGACGAACGGTTTCCAGTTGCGAGGCATCGTGAAGGCATTTGACAACTTCACAGTCCTCATCGAAACAGATGGCAAGCAGCAACTTGTCTTTAAACATGCTATTTCAACATTTGCTCCGGCGAAAAATATTGATTTGAATCAGGAAAGCGAATAA
- a CDS encoding AAA family ATPase, with translation MDAQMTKYKKGQINIVLQEKRQDQKMPEPVPQKPNHRIFARIDSRFSSFVGLDELKMMAKQIYATMIVNKKREEIGLKSSGQVLHMMFKGNPGTGKTTVARELAKLLHEMELLSKGHFIEAERADLVGEYIGQTAQKTRALIQKAIGGILFIDEAYSLGRGGEKDFGKEAIDTLVKHMEDHQNDFVLILAGYPDEMDNFLELNPGLHSRFPFILEFPDYNLDQLMDIARRKFAKLEYELSKEAEWRLRSEIEKERMCRNFANGRYIRNIVEKTIRSHAMRLLTRELYSAKDLIEIKEMDLDFE, from the coding sequence TTGGATGCGCAAATGACCAAATATAAAAAAGGGCAAATCAATATAGTACTTCAGGAAAAACGGCAGGATCAGAAAATGCCTGAACCGGTTCCACAAAAGCCCAATCATCGCATATTCGCCCGAATCGACAGCAGATTTTCCTCCTTTGTCGGGCTTGATGAACTGAAAATGATGGCTAAGCAAATATACGCCACTATGATTGTCAATAAAAAACGTGAAGAAATCGGTCTTAAATCATCCGGTCAAGTACTTCATATGATGTTTAAAGGGAATCCAGGCACGGGCAAAACGACAGTTGCAAGGGAACTGGCCAAACTGCTGCATGAGATGGAACTTCTTAGTAAAGGTCATTTCATAGAAGCAGAACGTGCCGATCTAGTTGGCGAATACATTGGCCAGACTGCACAAAAAACGAGGGCGCTTATTCAGAAGGCCATCGGAGGAATCCTTTTTATAGATGAGGCGTATTCATTAGGCCGTGGCGGCGAAAAGGATTTTGGTAAAGAGGCAATAGATACGCTTGTGAAGCATATGGAAGATCATCAGAATGACTTTGTTCTCATACTGGCCGGGTATCCTGATGAAATGGATAATTTTCTTGAATTGAATCCTGGTCTTCATTCAAGATTTCCTTTTATTCTTGAATTTCCCGATTATAATTTGGATCAACTCATGGATATCGCTAGAAGAAAGTTCGCAAAACTTGAATACGAACTGTCTAAAGAAGCAGAATGGCGCCTGCGCAGTGAGATTGAAAAAGAACGCATGTGTCGTAATTTCGCAAACGGCCGATACATCAGAAACATTGTTGAGAAGACGATTCGCTCACACGCAATGCGATTGCTTACAAGAGAACTATACTCAGCCA